One Maribacter cobaltidurans genomic window carries:
- a CDS encoding endonuclease domain-containing protein has protein sequence MQNKIIPYNPKLKELARQLRKNSTLSEVLLWQKIKNRAFGVQFHRQVPLLEYIVDFYCHELMLAIEVDGNSHENKFIEDQKRQLKLEEQGVRFLRVTDIEIKKEMFSVLLKIEETVYEIKKVKREHP, from the coding sequence GTGCAAAACAAAATAATTCCATATAACCCAAAATTAAAGGAACTGGCAAGGCAGTTGAGAAAAAACAGCACCTTGTCAGAGGTATTGTTGTGGCAAAAGATAAAGAATAGGGCGTTTGGGGTACAGTTTCACAGGCAAGTACCCTTATTGGAATATATCGTGGATTTTTATTGTCACGAACTAATGCTAGCCATTGAAGTTGATGGTAATAGCCATGAAAATAAATTTATAGAAGACCAAAAGCGACAGTTAAAACTAGAAGAGCAAGGAGTTCGTTTTTTGAGAGTAACGGATATAGAAATAAAAAAGGAAATGTTCAGTGTATTGTTAAAGATTGAAGAAACCGTTTATGAAATAAAAAAAGTTAAACGCGAACACCCCTGA
- a CDS encoding YceD family protein translates to MKQKEFNIPFSGLKQGKHDFKYEIDNKFFESFGYDEFNEVDATLSIVLTKTSTMLELDFEASGSVNVDCDITSEPYDQPIEGDLHLVVKFGDEYNDDDDEILILPHGEHQINVAQYIYEMIILAVPQKRVHPGIEDGTLKSEALERLQALQPKDKKNNNDESDPRWDELKKLLTDK, encoded by the coding sequence ATGAAGCAAAAGGAGTTTAATATTCCTTTTTCAGGATTGAAACAGGGAAAGCACGACTTTAAGTATGAAATCGATAACAAGTTCTTTGAATCTTTTGGTTACGACGAATTTAACGAGGTAGATGCAACATTATCCATAGTGTTGACCAAGACAAGTACCATGTTGGAGCTTGACTTTGAGGCATCGGGTAGTGTAAACGTGGATTGCGATATTACCAGTGAACCCTACGATCAACCCATTGAGGGCGATTTGCATTTGGTGGTAAAGTTTGGGGATGAGTACAATGACGATGACGATGAAATTCTCATTTTGCCCCACGGGGAACATCAGATCAATGTGGCACAGTATATCTACGAAATGATTATTTTGGCGGTACCCCAAAAAAGGGTGCATCCAGGTATCGAGGACGGGACGTTAAAATCAGAGGCCTTGGAAAGACTTCAAGCGCTTCAACCAAAGGACAAGAAAAACAATAATGACGAAAGTGACCCCAGGTGGGACGAATTAAAAAAACTATTAACGGATAAATAA
- a CDS encoding acyltransferase family protein, whose translation MKNRILSVDIFRGATILLMVLVNTPGTWSNVYAPFLHAQWHGYTPTDLVFPFFLFIVGTSIVFSYRNKEVNTDTYKKIIVRTLKLIGLGLFLGAFIIKFPFFKAWENIRFPGVLQRIGVVFFFASILFINFKWKTLLGIAIALLIGYWLMMTLIPVEGIASTLERAPNNFANWLDVKVFGSHNYKPDYDPEGLLSTIPSIVSSLLGIFTGLILVSKQEKKATILMGIGGSFLIIGHLWDLVFPINKALWTSSFVLVTAGWANLILALIYYLTDVKQIKFGSIFRYAGANAIIIYFLSSFISKLMGQIRVGETSLHGYLFQKIYVHDAISLEMSSLLYGLTVVAFYAFLGYVLYQRKIFIKV comes from the coding sequence ATGAAAAATAGAATTCTTTCGGTAGATATTTTTAGGGGAGCAACTATTTTATTGATGGTATTGGTGAATACTCCTGGAACGTGGTCCAATGTATATGCTCCATTTCTACATGCCCAATGGCACGGCTATACCCCAACCGATTTAGTATTTCCCTTCTTTCTGTTTATCGTAGGAACCTCCATTGTTTTTTCCTACCGGAACAAGGAAGTCAATACCGATACCTATAAGAAAATCATCGTCCGGACCTTAAAGCTCATTGGCCTGGGATTGTTTCTTGGGGCCTTCATAATCAAATTTCCATTTTTTAAGGCCTGGGAGAACATCCGTTTTCCTGGTGTACTACAGCGTATCGGGGTGGTTTTTTTCTTCGCCTCCATACTGTTCATCAATTTTAAGTGGAAGACTTTATTGGGTATTGCAATTGCTTTATTGATCGGCTATTGGTTAATGATGACCTTGATACCCGTTGAGGGTATTGCATCCACATTGGAAAGGGCGCCCAATAATTTTGCCAATTGGTTGGACGTAAAGGTTTTTGGTTCGCATAATTATAAACCGGATTATGATCCAGAGGGACTTTTGAGCACTATTCCCTCCATTGTAAGTTCATTATTGGGAATCTTTACGGGGCTGATCCTCGTTTCCAAGCAGGAGAAAAAGGCCACAATATTGATGGGGATAGGCGGGAGCTTTCTGATTATTGGCCATTTATGGGATTTGGTTTTCCCAATCAACAAAGCCTTATGGACAAGTAGTTTTGTATTGGTGACCGCTGGATGGGCCAATTTGATTTTGGCCTTGATCTATTACCTAACCGACGTGAAGCAAATCAAGTTCGGGAGTATTTTCAGATATGCCGGGGCCAATGCCATTATCATTTATTTTTTATCGAGTTTTATTTCTAAGCTCATGGGCCAAATACGGGTAGGCGAAACCTCCCTTCATGGATATCTGTTTCAAAAAATTTACGTCCATGATGCTATTTCCCTAGAAATGTCATCGCTGCTATACGGACTTACCGTTGTAGCCTTTTATGCCTTTTTGGGATATGTCCTGTACCAAAGGAAGATTTTTATTAAGGTATAG
- a CDS encoding sulfite exporter TauE/SafE family protein, with protein sequence MEISLTSWILATLAAFVIGMSKAGIKGIAVINVTFMALAFGAKESTGMVVPLLILADIFAVIYYNRHTQWNYVFKVLPWMVLGLVIGVFIGKDLPESLFRIGMAIIIIITVLMMYWWDRKKEKTVPTHWAFSSSIGTLAGITTMVGNLAGAFSNIYFLAMRLPKNHFIGTAAWLFLIINVLKLPFHFFVWETITWESLVLNLKLLPGIFLGFFVGIRIIKLINEEFFRKMILVLTALGALLIMMG encoded by the coding sequence ATGGAAATTTCTTTAACGTCTTGGATTTTGGCCACGTTGGCCGCATTTGTGATCGGAATGTCCAAGGCAGGAATAAAGGGGATTGCGGTTATCAACGTGACATTCATGGCTTTGGCCTTTGGGGCCAAGGAATCCACGGGCATGGTAGTTCCACTCCTCATTTTGGCAGATATTTTTGCCGTTATCTACTACAACCGACATACGCAGTGGAATTATGTTTTTAAGGTATTGCCTTGGATGGTCCTTGGACTGGTCATTGGGGTTTTCATAGGAAAAGATCTTCCAGAGTCACTTTTTAGGATAGGAATGGCCATTATCATCATCATCACCGTTCTTATGATGTATTGGTGGGACCGAAAAAAGGAAAAGACCGTACCCACACATTGGGCATTTTCCAGCTCCATAGGTACACTTGCAGGGATTACAACCATGGTGGGAAATTTAGCGGGGGCCTTTTCCAATATTTACTTTTTAGCCATGCGATTACCCAAGAATCATTTTATTGGAACTGCAGCTTGGTTATTTCTAATAATAAATGTTTTAAAGCTTCCTTTTCACTTCTTTGTTTGGGAGACCATTACTTGGGAATCCTTAGTGCTCAACTTAAAATTGTTGCCCGGCATTTTCTTGGGCTTCTTCGTCGGCATTCGTATCATTAAATTAATTAATGAGGAGTTTTTTAGGAAGATGATTTTGGTTCTTACGGCCTTAGGTGCATTGTTGATCATGATGGGATAA
- a CDS encoding TVP38/TMEM64 family protein produces the protein MSNRDKKTSKPQKSKLPLVISLFLVGAILVSYFIFPEVQSFMNEAWNVLTSDDEKRIESWVSGFGWMGPVVLVLAMIAQMFLLIIPSVLLMVVAILAYGPIWGSVIVFASVFAASSVGYVIGDYFGDSIVKKIIGEKSEKRVEDFLDDYGFWAVIVTRLNPFLSNDAISFVGGLLQMGYWKFIGATLVGIAPLTLFIAYFGGSTEGLKTGLLWGSLVSLVAFGAYVWWDKKLRNKK, from the coding sequence ATGTCAAATCGAGATAAAAAAACATCCAAACCCCAAAAGAGTAAACTGCCCTTGGTCATCTCCCTATTTCTAGTAGGGGCAATTCTTGTTTCTTATTTCATTTTTCCAGAGGTACAATCCTTTATGAATGAAGCTTGGAACGTACTAACAAGCGACGATGAGAAACGCATAGAATCGTGGGTCAGTGGATTTGGATGGATGGGCCCCGTAGTCCTTGTGTTGGCCATGATCGCACAAATGTTCTTGCTCATCATTCCTTCGGTGTTATTAATGGTTGTTGCCATTTTGGCCTATGGTCCCATTTGGGGAAGTGTAATTGTTTTTGCCTCGGTGTTCGCCGCATCCTCCGTGGGATATGTGATAGGGGATTATTTTGGCGATTCTATTGTGAAGAAAATTATAGGGGAAAAGTCTGAAAAGAGAGTAGAGGACTTTTTGGACGATTATGGGTTTTGGGCGGTGATCGTAACCCGACTCAATCCTTTCTTGTCCAATGACGCCATAAGTTTCGTTGGGGGACTGCTCCAAATGGGGTATTGGAAGTTTATTGGGGCTACTTTGGTGGGCATTGCACCTTTGACCCTGTTCATTGCCTATTTTGGGGGTTCCACGGAGGGATTAAAAACAGGCTTGCTTTGGGGCTCTTTGGTGAGTTTGGTTGCTTTTGGGGCATATGTTTGGTGGGACAAAAAATTAAGAAATAAAAAATAG
- a CDS encoding M14 family metallopeptidase has protein sequence MTSKINGYVVKLLTVVLTMSCVFQTMAQQVPSPKDVYGFRVGDDYKLADYAQIEDYLGKLAAASNRVQIKEIGTTVLGRKMYVLFISSEENLANLDKWKDISTKLARVQVSDEEALQLSEEGKAIVWVDGGMHSTELAHGQMTSELAYTLATSETTEMKRIRDNVITILMPVMNPDGLDIVVDWYKKNMGTAYETSRPPILYHYYMGHDNNRDWFMNTMPETYNVTKILYNEWYPQIVYNHHQSSPAWTKISIPPYADPVNPKIHPAVTAGVSEVGSAMSKRFSLENMPGAIADNFYTMFWNGGGRTVPYYHNMIGILTETGHTTPTPRFYDPEKLPKTVAGGTPTDGTDIMYADPWKGGESHFRDAVDYMLTATWATLDLAADRKSNYLYNIYKMGASAIEKAKTEGPFAYVIGKDQWDTFEAVNLVNVLLKGGIEIEKATKSFTIGDKKYEKGSYIIYGGQAFRPYLMDLLEKQNYPTRFQYPGGPPDTPYDLAGWTLPMQMGVAVDKIKESFDVSTEKVAIAAEYYDGDVMGKASFGYALSANSNASVLATNKVLKAGGTAYKTKESLKVGKTTLPAGSYIVSGGTVSVEDLADKYGLEFFGLSDKPEIELTKVHLPKVGLYKSWVSNMDEGWTRFVMDEYEFAMDTLHDRDIQTKDLSEYDALIIPAQRPSSILHGHSNLDMPEKFTGGIGLEGTVALSKYVKNGGTLLTFDDASNYIIEQFGLPLRDATQGADSKDFFIPGSLIKTGIDTTNPLAFGMQDTVAVSFNRSRAFTIDKQSKKGEGGVEDIKDAPTPEVEVIATYAPKNLLMSGWAMGEDKYIAKKPAMVKAGYGKGSVILFAFRPQFRAQPRGTYKLIFNALYEGASE, from the coding sequence ATGACTTCAAAAATTAACGGATACGTGGTCAAGTTACTGACCGTAGTATTAACGATGTCATGCGTTTTTCAGACCATGGCACAGCAAGTTCCCTCTCCCAAGGATGTCTACGGTTTCCGGGTTGGGGATGATTACAAACTAGCCGATTATGCACAAATTGAGGATTATCTGGGTAAGTTGGCCGCTGCTTCCAACCGTGTCCAGATCAAGGAGATAGGAACGACCGTTCTTGGACGCAAGATGTATGTCCTCTTTATTTCAAGCGAAGAAAACTTGGCGAATCTGGATAAGTGGAAAGATATAAGTACCAAATTGGCCCGTGTTCAGGTTTCGGACGAGGAGGCCTTACAACTTTCGGAAGAAGGAAAAGCAATTGTATGGGTGGATGGAGGCATGCACTCTACGGAGTTGGCCCACGGACAAATGACTTCCGAGCTTGCCTATACCTTGGCTACTTCGGAAACCACCGAAATGAAAAGAATTCGCGATAATGTCATTACTATTTTGATGCCTGTAATGAATCCGGACGGATTGGACATTGTTGTGGATTGGTATAAAAAGAATATGGGTACTGCGTATGAGACCTCTCGTCCGCCTATTTTATATCATTATTACATGGGGCACGACAATAATCGGGATTGGTTCATGAACACCATGCCCGAAACCTATAACGTGACCAAAATACTTTATAATGAATGGTATCCACAGATTGTGTACAACCACCATCAATCTTCCCCGGCATGGACCAAGATTTCGATTCCGCCCTATGCGGACCCGGTTAACCCAAAGATTCATCCAGCAGTAACCGCTGGGGTAAGTGAGGTAGGTTCGGCCATGTCCAAAAGATTCTCATTGGAGAACATGCCAGGCGCCATAGCCGATAATTTCTATACCATGTTCTGGAACGGTGGGGGGCGAACCGTCCCCTATTACCATAATATGATAGGTATCCTTACGGAAACAGGACATACAACACCAACCCCTAGGTTTTATGACCCAGAAAAATTACCAAAAACCGTTGCAGGGGGAACTCCAACGGATGGTACGGATATTATGTACGCAGATCCTTGGAAAGGTGGGGAGTCGCACTTTAGGGATGCTGTGGATTATATGCTGACGGCTACTTGGGCGACCTTGGATCTTGCCGCTGACCGTAAGAGCAACTATTTGTACAATATTTACAAAATGGGAGCTTCGGCCATTGAAAAGGCCAAAACCGAAGGACCCTTTGCCTATGTGATAGGAAAGGATCAATGGGACACTTTTGAGGCGGTCAACCTTGTCAACGTGTTACTTAAAGGCGGTATTGAAATTGAAAAAGCAACGAAAAGCTTTACTATCGGCGACAAGAAATATGAAAAGGGGTCATATATCATTTATGGAGGGCAAGCTTTTAGACCCTATTTGATGGACCTTTTGGAAAAACAAAACTACCCAACACGTTTTCAATATCCAGGAGGACCACCGGATACTCCGTACGATTTAGCGGGTTGGACCTTGCCCATGCAGATGGGAGTTGCCGTAGACAAAATAAAAGAGTCGTTTGATGTTTCCACTGAGAAGGTGGCAATAGCTGCAGAATATTACGATGGAGATGTAATGGGTAAAGCATCCTTCGGATATGCTTTAAGTGCTAATAGCAACGCATCCGTACTTGCCACTAACAAGGTTTTGAAGGCTGGAGGCACCGCGTACAAAACCAAGGAGTCGCTAAAAGTTGGAAAAACCACGTTACCTGCAGGGTCCTATATTGTTTCCGGAGGTACGGTCTCTGTGGAGGATTTGGCGGATAAGTATGGATTGGAATTCTTTGGACTTTCTGATAAACCAGAAATTGAATTGACCAAAGTACACCTGCCAAAAGTAGGCCTTTATAAATCTTGGGTTTCCAATATGGATGAAGGTTGGACACGTTTTGTAATGGACGAATATGAATTTGCCATGGACACGTTACACGATAGAGATATCCAAACCAAGGATTTATCGGAGTACGATGCCTTGATCATTCCAGCACAACGGCCTAGTTCTATTTTACACGGACATTCCAATTTGGATATGCCAGAAAAATTTACTGGCGGTATTGGATTGGAAGGTACCGTGGCCCTTAGTAAATACGTGAAAAATGGAGGAACTTTATTGACCTTTGATGACGCAAGTAATTACATAATCGAACAATTTGGATTACCCCTTAGGGATGCAACTCAGGGTGCCGATAGTAAGGATTTCTTCATTCCCGGTTCCTTAATTAAAACGGGTATAGATACCACCAATCCATTAGCGTTTGGAATGCAGGATACGGTAGCGGTATCCTTTAATAGGAGTCGCGCATTTACAATCGACAAGCAGAGTAAAAAAGGAGAAGGCGGTGTTGAGGATATAAAGGATGCCCCAACTCCAGAAGTGGAGGTTATTGCCACCTACGCCCCTAAAAATTTATTGATGAGCGGATGGGCCATGGGCGAGGATAAATACATTGCTAAAAAACCGGCTATGGTCAAAGCAGGTTATGGGAAAGGATCCGTAATCCTCTTTGCTTTTAGACCTCAGTTTAGGGCGCAACCCCGGGGTACCTACAAGCTCATATTCAATGCTCTATATGAAGGTGCTTCTGAATAA
- the rpmF gene encoding 50S ribosomal protein L32 yields the protein MAHPKRKISKTRRDKRRTHYKAVAPTLATDSTTGEMHLYHRAHWHEGKLYYRGQVLVDKTEDVEA from the coding sequence ATGGCACATCCTAAAAGAAAAATTTCCAAAACTAGGAGAGACAAAAGAAGAACACATTACAAAGCGGTTGCACCTACATTGGCTACAGATTCTACCACTGGAGAAATGCATTTGTACCACAGAGCTCACTGGCACGAAGGTAAACTATATTACAGAGGTCAGGTTTTGGTTGATAAGACTGAAGACGTAGAAGCTTAA
- a CDS encoding sodium:solute symporter family protein, with the protein MELSTLDYSFIVVFFSIVLGIGIYVSKKSGKDSSEFFLSGRTMPWWLLGLSMVATTFSTDTPNLVTDIVRTNGVSGNWVWWCFLITGMLTVFVYAKLWRKSNVNTDLEFYEMRYGGKPASFLRKFRAIYLGALFNIITMASVTLAAIKIGGIMLGLEPWETVVGAGLITVIFSALGGFKGVVYTDFLLFFVAMSGAIGAAYYLVNIPEVGGIAALMENENVTSKLNILPDFDNTEVLITLFIIPIAVQWWSSWYPGAEPGGGGYIAQRMLAAKDENHAIGATFFFNIMHYALRPWPWILVALASLVVYPDIASIAEAFPNVAENKLGHDLAYSAMLTKLPSGLLGVVLASLIAAYMSTISTQLNWGSSYIVFDFYKRQINPDATEKQMVAVGRISTVVLMVVSALFALTLQNAFEVFDLLIQFGAGTGLVFILRWFWWRINAWSEITAMFASGILVILLAKTELGTMLFAPETGIFPEWANYPFIVVVTTAIWLLATFMTSPESDETLRSFYKKIQPGGPGWKKVVDQSEADNEQIVKAGERWSVPQGVTAMLLGIALIYSIMFATGYWIYGRTTNALILSGVALVTGFLLIKAWNRMKDNIL; encoded by the coding sequence ATGGAATTAAGCACCCTCGACTACAGTTTTATAGTGGTCTTTTTCTCAATCGTTTTAGGAATAGGAATTTATGTTTCAAAGAAATCAGGAAAAGATTCTTCGGAGTTTTTCCTTTCGGGAAGAACCATGCCTTGGTGGTTATTGGGCCTTTCCATGGTGGCGACCACTTTTTCCACCGACACTCCCAATTTGGTTACCGACATCGTCCGGACCAATGGTGTTTCGGGAAACTGGGTGTGGTGGTGTTTTTTGATTACAGGAATGCTAACGGTTTTTGTCTATGCAAAGCTATGGCGTAAATCCAATGTAAATACCGATTTGGAATTTTATGAAATGCGATATGGAGGCAAACCAGCGAGCTTTTTACGAAAGTTTAGGGCCATTTACCTGGGGGCCTTGTTCAATATCATTACCATGGCTTCGGTGACTCTGGCTGCTATTAAAATAGGAGGGATTATGTTGGGCCTAGAACCTTGGGAAACCGTTGTTGGCGCAGGTCTTATCACCGTAATTTTCAGCGCCCTTGGAGGTTTTAAGGGTGTGGTCTATACCGATTTTCTCCTGTTCTTTGTGGCCATGTCCGGCGCTATAGGAGCGGCCTACTATCTGGTCAATATTCCAGAGGTTGGAGGAATTGCAGCCTTAATGGAAAATGAAAATGTTACCAGCAAGCTTAATATCCTGCCGGATTTTGACAATACCGAAGTATTGATCACCCTTTTCATCATTCCAATTGCGGTACAATGGTGGAGCTCTTGGTATCCTGGGGCGGAACCTGGCGGAGGTGGTTATATCGCACAGCGTATGTTGGCGGCCAAGGACGAAAATCATGCCATAGGGGCCACCTTCTTTTTCAATATCATGCATTATGCCTTGCGCCCATGGCCATGGATTTTGGTGGCGTTGGCCTCCTTGGTCGTATACCCTGATATTGCAAGCATCGCTGAGGCTTTTCCCAACGTCGCGGAGAACAAACTGGGACATGATCTTGCATACTCCGCAATGCTCACCAAACTTCCTAGTGGTCTTCTAGGAGTAGTCTTGGCTTCTTTGATTGCTGCTTACATGAGTACGATATCTACACAATTGAACTGGGGTTCATCCTATATTGTTTTTGACTTTTATAAAAGGCAGATTAATCCGGATGCTACAGAAAAGCAAATGGTAGCCGTTGGGCGTATTTCTACGGTTGTACTAATGGTTGTAAGTGCACTTTTTGCCTTAACGCTTCAGAACGCTTTTGAGGTATTTGACCTTTTGATTCAGTTTGGTGCCGGTACCGGACTCGTATTTATCCTTCGTTGGTTTTGGTGGCGTATCAATGCGTGGAGCGAGATTACCGCCATGTTCGCATCAGGAATTTTGGTCATTTTGTTGGCCAAGACAGAGTTGGGTACGATGTTATTCGCACCAGAAACGGGAATATTCCCGGAGTGGGCCAATTATCCATTTATTGTGGTAGTAACTACCGCCATTTGGCTTTTGGCAACGTTTATGACGTCTCCGGAATCGGATGAGACCCTACGTTCCTTTTATAAGAAGATACAACCGGGAGGTCCAGGTTGGAAGAAAGTGGTTGATCAATCCGAAGCGGATAACGAACAAATTGTAAAAGCAGGTGAAAGATGGAGCGTGCCGCAAGGGGTGACGGCCATGTTGTTGGGCATCGCCTTAATATATTCCATTATGTTCGCTACCGGATATTGGATCTATGGCAGAACGACCAATGCCCTAATATTATCTGGTGTTGCGTTGGTTACTGGATTCCTTTTGATAAAGGCATGGAATAGAATGAAAGACAATATCCTTTAA
- the pdxA gene encoding 4-hydroxythreonine-4-phosphate dehydrogenase PdxA: protein MEEKGNIKLGISIGDLNGIGCEVALKTFEDVRMFDFCTPVIFASNKTISGQQKALGISIPFNGVHEASKAVDGKLNIVNVWKQVPNIQFGEATREAGDFALQSLKAAVAALKNGDIDVLVTAPINKNNIQSDDFKFPGHTDYLAQELEGESLMFMVTDGLKVGLLTDHVAVKDVSSAIIPRLVRDKVNTIEKSLKMDFGIRKPKIALLGINPHSGDNGVIGKEDDEVLKPVIQEMTNNGHLVFGPYSADSFFGSDNYKNFDAVLAAYHDQGLIPFKTLSFGQGVNFTAGLDKVRTSPDHGTAYEIAGKGQADHSSFKEAVFMAIKIFRNRTEYLELTENVLKKQRVKR, encoded by the coding sequence ATGGAGGAAAAGGGGAATATTAAGTTGGGTATATCCATTGGCGATTTAAATGGTATTGGTTGCGAAGTGGCACTGAAGACTTTTGAGGACGTTCGTATGTTCGACTTTTGTACGCCGGTCATTTTTGCGTCCAACAAAACCATTTCCGGGCAGCAAAAGGCGTTGGGAATTTCCATTCCGTTCAACGGTGTCCACGAGGCATCGAAGGCGGTAGATGGAAAATTGAACATCGTGAATGTATGGAAGCAGGTGCCCAACATACAATTTGGTGAAGCGACCAGGGAAGCGGGAGATTTTGCCCTACAATCCCTAAAGGCAGCGGTGGCGGCCTTAAAAAATGGGGATATCGATGTGCTGGTGACGGCGCCCATCAATAAAAACAATATACAGTCCGATGACTTTAAGTTTCCCGGCCATACCGATTATCTAGCTCAGGAACTGGAAGGGGAAAGCCTTATGTTTATGGTTACTGATGGATTAAAGGTAGGGCTCTTGACCGACCATGTCGCCGTTAAGGATGTATCTTCGGCCATTATTCCAAGATTGGTGCGGGATAAGGTGAACACCATTGAAAAATCCCTCAAAATGGATTTTGGTATCCGTAAACCTAAAATTGCCTTATTGGGAATAAACCCCCACAGTGGCGACAATGGGGTTATTGGTAAGGAGGACGATGAGGTGCTGAAACCGGTCATCCAGGAAATGACCAACAACGGGCATTTGGTTTTTGGGCCCTATTCCGCGGACAGTTTTTTTGGCTCGGACAATTATAAAAATTTTGATGCCGTTTTGGCCGCCTATCATGACCAGGGGTTGATTCCGTTCAAGACCTTGTCCTTTGGGCAGGGAGTCAATTTTACGGCAGGCCTGGACAAGGTAAGGACCTCACCGGATCACGGTACCGCCTACGAGATTGCGGGTAAGGGCCAAGCAGACCACAGCTCCTTTAAAGAGGCCGTATTTATGGCGATAAAGATATTCAGGAACAGAACGGAGTATTTGGAGCTTACGGAAAACGTGCTAAAGAAGCAGCGTGTAAAGCGCTAA
- a CDS encoding riboflavin synthase, with amino-acid sequence MFTGIIETLGTVTQLETKGGNLDLTIQSSITSELQIDQSVAHNGVCLTVVGISGDAYTVTAISETLKKTNLGTLKVGDSVNLERAMIMGSRLDGHIVQGHVDQTGICTSVKEENGSWIFSFEYDHATGNPTIEKGSITIDGTSLTVVTSGKNTFDVAIIPYTYEHTRFNTYKAGTVVNLEFDVIGKYVAKLMQR; translated from the coding sequence ATGTTCACGGGAATCATCGAAACATTAGGCACCGTTACGCAATTGGAAACCAAGGGTGGCAACCTGGATTTAACGATACAGAGCAGCATTACCTCTGAACTCCAAATAGATCAAAGTGTTGCCCATAACGGGGTCTGTTTAACGGTGGTGGGCATCTCCGGGGATGCCTATACGGTCACTGCCATTTCCGAAACCTTGAAAAAAACGAATTTGGGTACCTTAAAAGTGGGCGATTCGGTTAATTTGGAGCGCGCTATGATTATGGGGTCCCGGTTGGACGGCCATATTGTTCAAGGGCATGTGGACCAAACCGGTATCTGCACGAGTGTTAAAGAGGAAAACGGAAGTTGGATTTTTTCTTTTGAATATGACCATGCTACCGGAAACCCGACCATTGAAAAAGGTTCTATCACCATTGATGGCACTAGTCTTACCGTAGTTACTTCAGGAAAAAATACTTTCGATGTAGCGATTATTCCCTACACCTACGAACACACCCGTTTTAATACTTACAAAGCAGGTACAGTTGTGAACCTAGAATTTGATGTGATTGGCAAGTATGTGGCCAAGTTGATGCAGCGTTAA